The Xanthomonas sontii genome contains a region encoding:
- a CDS encoding ATP-dependent Clp protease proteolytic subunit, with amino-acid sequence MLRSDETSPAAPSAQSPSAAFLEEKAFRARTLLLFGTITDASAYQTVRHLLALDAESDAPIAMIVSSPGGHLESGDAIHDALRFISAPVDMIGSGWVGSAATHVFLGVPRERRVCLPQTRFLIHQPSGGAGGPASDIAIQASEILKARARIAKVIARETGQPLERVETDIERDCWMSAQEAMDYGLISRIVERRSQLAGR; translated from the coding sequence ATGCTGCGTTCCGACGAAACGTCCCCCGCCGCGCCCTCCGCGCAGTCGCCGTCCGCCGCCTTCCTCGAGGAAAAGGCGTTCCGCGCGCGGACCCTGCTGCTGTTCGGCACCATCACCGACGCCAGCGCCTACCAGACGGTACGCCATCTGCTGGCGCTGGATGCCGAGTCCGATGCGCCGATCGCGATGATCGTGTCCTCGCCGGGCGGGCATCTGGAATCCGGCGACGCCATCCACGATGCGCTGCGCTTCATTTCCGCACCGGTCGACATGATCGGCTCGGGTTGGGTCGGCAGCGCGGCCACGCACGTGTTCCTGGGCGTGCCGCGCGAGCGCCGGGTGTGCCTGCCGCAGACCCGGTTCCTGATCCATCAGCCCAGCGGCGGCGCCGGCGGCCCGGCCAGCGACATCGCCATCCAGGCCAGCGAGATCCTCAAGGCGCGCGCCCGCATCGCCAAGGTCATTGCCCGCGAGACTGGCCAGCCGCTGGAGCGCGTGGAGACCGACATCGAGCGCGACTGCTGGATGTCGGCGCAGGAGGCGATGGACTACGGCCTGATCTCGCGCATCGTCGAGCGGCGCAGCCAACTGGCCGGGCGCTGA
- the cyoA gene encoding ubiquinol oxidase subunit II → MIPLKQLRRSLRSGLLLLAALLLAGCNSAILNPKGQIGHDEKTLLITSVVLMLLVVIPVIVMTLAFAWRYRASNTKARYEPNWSHSTAIEVVVWSIPCMIILVLAVLTWRSSHALDPYKPLDSKVKPITIEAVALDWKWMFIYPEQGIATVNEIAFPVDTPLNFKITSDTVMNSFFIPHLGTQIYAMAGMETKLHLIANEPGEMFGLSANYSGHGFSKMGFAAHATDRAGFDAWVAKVKASQKTLDQAEFQVLAANRNDKAAYPVTYYASVQDGLFKSLIDKYMMGKGHKMEGHDAHPASAAEPVAMCTSGDK, encoded by the coding sequence ATGATTCCGTTGAAACAACTCCGGCGCTCGCTGCGCTCCGGTCTGTTGCTGCTGGCCGCGCTGCTGCTGGCCGGCTGCAACTCGGCCATCCTCAACCCCAAGGGTCAGATCGGCCACGACGAGAAGACGCTGCTGATCACCTCGGTGGTGCTGATGCTGCTGGTGGTGATCCCGGTCATCGTGATGACCCTGGCCTTCGCCTGGCGCTACCGCGCGTCCAACACCAAGGCCCGCTACGAGCCGAACTGGTCGCACTCCACGGCGATCGAGGTGGTGGTGTGGTCGATCCCGTGCATGATCATCCTGGTCCTGGCGGTGCTGACCTGGCGCTCCTCGCATGCGCTGGATCCGTACAAGCCGCTGGATTCCAAGGTCAAGCCGATCACCATCGAGGCGGTGGCGCTGGACTGGAAGTGGATGTTCATCTACCCGGAGCAGGGCATCGCCACGGTCAACGAGATCGCGTTCCCGGTCGACACGCCGCTGAACTTCAAGATCACCTCCGACACGGTGATGAACTCGTTCTTCATCCCGCACCTGGGCACGCAGATCTACGCGATGGCCGGCATGGAGACCAAGCTGCACCTGATCGCCAACGAGCCGGGCGAGATGTTCGGCCTGTCGGCCAACTACAGCGGCCACGGCTTCTCGAAGATGGGCTTCGCCGCGCATGCCACCGACCGCGCCGGTTTCGACGCGTGGGTGGCCAAGGTCAAGGCCTCGCAGAAGACCCTGGACCAGGCCGAGTTCCAGGTGCTGGCGGCCAACCGCAACGACAAGGCCGCCTACCCGGTGACGTACTACGCCTCGGTGCAGGACGGCCTGTTCAAGTCGTTGATCGACAAATACATGATGGGCAAGGGCCACAAGATGGAAGGCCACGACGCTCATCCGGCATCGGCTGCTGAGCCGGTCGCCATGTGCACTTCTGGAGACAAGTGA
- a CDS encoding M61 family metallopeptidase, translating to MNKSTAWMAPLLLAATVAFQATAQTAPPRDVPFAGTLKIDVDATDLAHRIFRVRSTIPATPGPMTLLYPQWIPGNHSPTGPIDKLAGLTIKANGKVLPWTRDQFDVYAFKIDVPAGVSEIVAEYQFLSSQGDGQGRVMMTPEMLNLQWNTTALYPAGVYARNIKAQASVTLPAGWSYATALETATRSGDTVTFKPIDFDDLVDSPMFAGKYYKRIVLDDKGKAPVALNVFADKPKSLEAKPDQIKAHVALVQQMDKLYGARHFDHYEFLLALTDKLGGIGLEHHRSSENSGPLDYFTEWDKSWEMRDLLAHEFNHSWNGKYRRGADLATPNFNVPMGDSLLWLYEGQTQFWGEVIAARAGLWTQDQARDMLANVAAVYQRGRPGLAWRALQDTTNDPTMSMRRPRAYRSYQLSEDYYSGGQMVWLEVNAKLRELSGGKRSLDDFAKAFFGMHDGAWDVNTYTFDDIVATLDGIAKYDWASLLRSRLDEHGSLVGGIEASGWKLVYTDQPNAASKTSEARNKNLDLSYSLGLSLDEQGRVQSVLWDSPTFNAGIIAGNRVVAVGGREYSAEALKDAVTAAKGGSTPIELLVKRGDRYDTLRIAYYGGLQYPHLERIAGTPDRLSELYKAR from the coding sequence ATGAACAAGTCCACCGCCTGGATGGCGCCGTTGCTGCTGGCCGCCACTGTCGCGTTCCAGGCCACGGCGCAGACCGCACCGCCGCGCGACGTGCCCTTCGCCGGTACGTTGAAGATCGATGTCGATGCCACCGATCTGGCGCACCGTATCTTCCGCGTGCGCAGCACCATCCCGGCCACGCCGGGGCCGATGACCCTGCTGTATCCGCAGTGGATCCCCGGCAACCATTCGCCGACCGGTCCGATCGACAAGCTCGCCGGGCTGACGATCAAGGCCAACGGCAAGGTGTTGCCGTGGACGCGCGACCAGTTCGACGTCTATGCGTTCAAGATCGACGTGCCCGCCGGCGTCAGCGAGATCGTCGCCGAGTACCAGTTCCTGTCCTCGCAGGGCGACGGCCAGGGCCGGGTGATGATGACCCCGGAGATGCTCAACCTGCAGTGGAACACCACCGCGCTGTATCCGGCCGGGGTGTACGCGCGCAACATCAAGGCGCAGGCCAGCGTGACCCTGCCGGCCGGCTGGAGCTACGCCACCGCGCTGGAGACCGCCACGCGCAGCGGCGATACGGTGACGTTCAAGCCGATCGATTTCGACGACCTGGTCGATTCGCCGATGTTCGCCGGCAAGTACTACAAGCGCATCGTGCTGGACGACAAGGGCAAGGCGCCGGTGGCGCTGAACGTGTTCGCCGACAAGCCCAAGTCGCTGGAGGCCAAGCCCGACCAGATCAAGGCGCACGTGGCCCTGGTGCAGCAGATGGACAAGCTGTACGGCGCGCGTCACTTCGACCACTACGAGTTCCTGCTGGCGCTGACCGACAAGCTCGGCGGCATCGGCCTGGAGCATCATCGCTCCAGCGAGAACAGTGGCCCGCTCGACTACTTCACCGAGTGGGACAAGAGCTGGGAGATGCGCGACCTGCTCGCGCACGAGTTCAACCACTCCTGGAACGGCAAGTACCGGCGCGGCGCCGACCTGGCCACGCCCAACTTCAACGTGCCGATGGGCGACAGCCTGCTGTGGCTGTACGAGGGCCAGACCCAGTTCTGGGGCGAGGTGATCGCCGCGCGCGCAGGGCTGTGGACCCAGGACCAGGCCCGCGACATGCTGGCCAACGTCGCCGCGGTCTACCAGCGCGGCCGTCCCGGCCTGGCCTGGCGCGCGCTGCAGGACACCACCAACGACCCGACCATGTCGATGCGCCGGCCGCGCGCCTACCGCAGCTACCAGTTGAGCGAGGACTACTATTCCGGCGGGCAGATGGTCTGGCTGGAGGTCAACGCCAAGCTGCGCGAGCTCAGCGGCGGCAAGCGCTCGCTGGACGATTTCGCCAAGGCGTTCTTCGGCATGCACGACGGCGCCTGGGACGTGAACACCTACACCTTCGACGACATCGTCGCCACGCTCGATGGGATCGCCAAGTACGACTGGGCGAGCCTGCTGCGCAGCCGTCTCGATGAGCACGGGTCGCTGGTCGGCGGGATCGAGGCCAGCGGCTGGAAGCTGGTCTATACCGATCAGCCGAACGCGGCCAGCAAGACCTCCGAGGCGCGCAACAAGAACCTGGACCTGAGCTACTCGCTGGGCCTGAGCCTGGACGAGCAGGGCCGGGTGCAATCCGTGCTGTGGGACAGCCCGACGTTCAATGCCGGCATCATCGCCGGCAACCGCGTGGTCGCAGTCGGCGGCCGCGAGTACAGCGCCGAGGCGCTCAAGGACGCGGTCACCGCGGCCAAGGGCGGCAGCACGCCGATCGAACTGCTGGTCAAGCGCGGCGACCGCTACGACACCTTGCGCATCGCCTACTACGGCGGCCTGCAGTATCCGCACCTGGAGCGCATCGCCGGCACGCCGGATCGCCTGAGCGAGTTGTACAAGGCGCGTTGA
- a CDS encoding adenylate kinase: MKINVVGTSASGKSTLARLIAKELAIPYVEMDRLYWRPDWQGTPDDVFLKELERALAASADWVLDGNSNRTRPVKWRDVDLVVWVDYGFLRTLFQAVARAFKRAWHKQELWPGTGNRESFRRAFFSRESIIIWMLKTWRSNRARYQADLHNPQYAHIRFVRIRRREQAQHLLAALKAR; the protein is encoded by the coding sequence GTGAAAATCAATGTGGTCGGCACCAGCGCAAGCGGGAAAAGCACACTCGCCAGGCTGATCGCCAAGGAACTTGCGATTCCCTATGTCGAAATGGACAGACTCTACTGGCGCCCGGACTGGCAGGGGACCCCGGACGATGTGTTCCTGAAAGAGCTGGAGCGTGCGTTGGCCGCCTCTGCCGACTGGGTGCTGGATGGCAACTCCAACCGGACGCGCCCCGTGAAATGGCGCGACGTGGACCTGGTGGTGTGGGTGGACTATGGATTTTTGCGCACGCTGTTCCAGGCTGTCGCCAGAGCGTTCAAACGGGCCTGGCACAAACAGGAGCTGTGGCCCGGTACGGGAAATCGCGAGAGTTTTCGCCGCGCATTCTTTAGCCGGGAGTCCATCATCATCTGGATGCTCAAGACCTGGCGCAGCAACCGCGCGCGCTACCAGGCCGATCTGCACAACCCGCAGTACGCGCATATTCGCTTCGTGCGCATTAGGCGACGGGAGCAGGCGCAACACCTGCTTGCTGCCTTGAAGGCGCGCTGA
- a CDS encoding HNH endonuclease codes for MPAKAIWRPAKAKDYPALGVCVYCGATEQLENEHILPESLSGDALVLPKSSCRQCAVMTSAFEGRYTKQCIRIFREVIGAPTKRPRERKDHIGLWLADREDGEIRPLGRKQEFDVETAPAVYIALTMPLPTIISGVEDTPALEFQLWAWGSFDPRLFTEFQGGGSIHLASIHPESFLRMLAKIAHCFAIAELGVGSFAPLLLDIIKGKELLSNRLIGCWHEDVPPSDALHEIRVDWVDGEAGRILVCSLRLFCATGSPRYLIVVGSEMIKHD; via the coding sequence ATGCCTGCTAAAGCGATTTGGCGACCGGCAAAGGCCAAGGACTATCCCGCTCTTGGCGTATGCGTCTATTGTGGCGCGACAGAGCAGTTAGAGAACGAGCACATTTTGCCAGAGAGCCTCTCGGGCGACGCGCTGGTTCTACCGAAATCAAGTTGTAGGCAATGTGCTGTGATGACAAGTGCCTTTGAGGGACGTTACACAAAGCAGTGCATCCGCATCTTCCGCGAAGTTATTGGCGCTCCGACAAAGAGGCCAAGAGAGCGCAAGGACCACATAGGGCTTTGGCTCGCCGATAGGGAGGACGGAGAGATTCGTCCATTGGGGCGCAAGCAAGAATTTGACGTCGAAACTGCCCCGGCAGTCTACATCGCACTCACTATGCCACTTCCAACGATCATCAGTGGCGTGGAGGATACTCCGGCGCTTGAGTTTCAATTGTGGGCTTGGGGGAGTTTTGATCCAAGACTCTTCACTGAATTCCAAGGAGGGGGCAGTATTCATCTCGCTTCTATTCATCCTGAGTCGTTTTTGAGGATGCTTGCGAAGATTGCACACTGTTTTGCAATAGCCGAGCTTGGCGTCGGTTCGTTCGCGCCGCTCTTGCTTGACATCATCAAAGGTAAAGAGCTTTTGTCTAACCGGCTGATCGGTTGCTGGCACGAGGATGTACCGCCGAGCGATGCACTTCACGAGATTCGGGTCGATTGGGTGGATGGGGAGGCGGGGCGAATACTTGTTTGTTCACTTCGATTGTTCTGTGCGACAGGGTCGCCACGCTACTTGATAGTCGTGGGTAGTGAGATGATCAAGCATGATTGA
- a CDS encoding sigma-70 family RNA polymerase sigma factor — protein sequence MTSPTDTPTPADGEALRRQLLALAHRWLGQGQDAEDLVQEAYLRAAQGPLPASGRDAWLTTVLRHLCIDRLRRRSRYRVLLERIAQEHAVSVTDDPDGPERHALHSAAVTHALVALVRTLPAGDVAMLLLAEAFDFSHADLAALSARSESASRQYLRRLLQRARTAIEDATEPTRAHPHDDDACLLALCRHALRHGDPAGLVATLRAARPQTLLASAFPATAAAPAHAAPGIAPVYAQPLQQHGQLGLLIRNSDGVPTWLPLCELTDAPCMA from the coding sequence GTGACATCTCCGACCGACACGCCCACGCCGGCCGACGGCGAGGCGCTGCGCCGCCAGTTGCTGGCCCTGGCGCATCGCTGGCTTGGCCAGGGCCAGGACGCCGAGGATCTCGTGCAGGAGGCCTATTTGCGCGCCGCACAGGGACCGCTGCCGGCCAGCGGCCGCGACGCCTGGCTGACCACCGTGCTGCGCCATCTGTGCATCGACCGCCTGCGCCGCCGCAGCCGCTACCGGGTCCTGCTGGAGCGCATCGCACAGGAACACGCAGTGTCCGTCACCGACGATCCGGACGGGCCGGAGCGCCACGCCCTCCACAGCGCGGCAGTGACGCACGCGCTGGTAGCGCTGGTGCGCACGCTGCCGGCCGGCGACGTGGCGATGCTGCTGCTCGCCGAGGCCTTCGACTTCAGCCATGCCGACCTGGCGGCGTTGTCAGCGCGCAGCGAAAGCGCCTCGCGCCAGTACCTGCGGCGCCTGCTGCAGCGCGCGCGTACAGCGATCGAGGACGCCACTGAACCGACGCGCGCGCACCCGCACGACGACGACGCCTGCCTGCTGGCGCTGTGCCGCCACGCCCTGCGGCACGGCGATCCGGCCGGACTGGTCGCCACGTTGCGTGCGGCGCGGCCGCAGACCCTGCTGGCCAGCGCCTTCCCGGCAACGGCGGCGGCGCCCGCCCACGCGGCACCCGGCATCGCGCCGGTCTACGCCCAGCCGCTGCAGCAACATGGGCAACTGGGCCTGTTGATCCGCAACAGCGACGGCGTGCCGACCTGGCTGCCGTTGTGCGAACTCACCGACGCGCCTTGCATGGCGTGA
- the cyoB gene encoding cytochrome o ubiquinol oxidase subunit I, translated as MLGKLTLEAVPYHEPIIMAALGGAGLLGLLVVAAVTKYKLWGYLWKEWFTSVDHKRIGVMYIVVALIMLLRGFADAAMMRTQQAIAHGGNEGIFPPHHYDQIFTAHGVIMIFFMAMPFMTGLLNLIVPLQIGARDVAFPFLNSLSFWLFVAGAALVNISLGVGEFAQTGWLAYPPLSGLEYSPGVGVDYYIWALQISGLGTLLTGINFFVTIMRMRAPGMTLMRMPIFTWTALITNILIIAAFPILTVALALLGADRYLGTHFFTNDGGGNAMMYVNLIWIWGHPEVYILILPAFGIFSELIATFSRKRLFGYTSMVYATSCIGVLSFIVWLHHFFTMGSGANVNAFFGITTMIISIPTGVKIFNWLFTMFRGRVHMTAPVLWTIGFIITFVIGGMTGVMLAIPAVDFVLHNSLFLIAHFHNVIIGGVVFGYLAGLTYWFPKAFGFKLNEKLGKASFWCWIIGFFIAFMPLYVLGFMGMTRRMNSYNHPEWAPWLMVAAVGAAIIGTGIFLNLVQIGYSIWKRKENMDLTGDPWDGRTLEWATSSPPPFYNFAVLPHIDDRDQFWEDKLKGKGWPRPAKYEPIHMPRNTAAGFWIGAFSIVMGFGLTWHIWWMAVIGLVGMIGSFIARTFDDDIDYWVPAEEVERIENARFALLEQQHAANAAKAV; from the coding sequence ATGCTAGGCAAACTCACGCTCGAGGCGGTTCCGTACCACGAGCCGATCATCATGGCGGCCCTTGGCGGCGCCGGCCTGCTCGGCCTGCTGGTGGTGGCCGCGGTCACCAAGTACAAGCTTTGGGGCTACCTCTGGAAGGAGTGGTTCACCTCGGTCGACCACAAGCGCATCGGCGTCATGTACATCGTGGTGGCGCTGATCATGCTGCTGCGCGGCTTCGCCGACGCGGCGATGATGCGCACCCAGCAGGCGATCGCGCACGGCGGCAACGAAGGCATCTTCCCGCCGCACCACTACGATCAGATCTTCACCGCGCACGGCGTGATCATGATCTTCTTCATGGCCATGCCGTTCATGACCGGCCTGTTGAACCTGATCGTGCCGCTGCAGATCGGCGCGCGCGACGTGGCGTTCCCGTTCCTGAACTCGCTGAGCTTCTGGCTGTTCGTGGCCGGCGCGGCGCTGGTCAACATCTCCCTGGGCGTGGGCGAGTTCGCGCAGACCGGCTGGCTGGCCTACCCGCCGCTGTCCGGGCTGGAATACAGTCCAGGCGTCGGTGTCGACTACTACATCTGGGCGCTGCAGATCTCGGGCCTGGGCACATTGCTCACCGGCATCAACTTCTTCGTGACGATCATGCGCATGCGCGCGCCGGGCATGACCCTGATGCGCATGCCGATCTTCACCTGGACCGCGCTGATCACCAACATCCTGATCATCGCCGCGTTCCCGATCCTGACCGTGGCGCTGGCGCTGCTGGGTGCGGACCGCTACCTGGGCACGCACTTCTTCACCAACGACGGTGGCGGCAACGCCATGATGTACGTCAACCTGATCTGGATCTGGGGCCACCCGGAGGTCTACATCCTGATCCTGCCGGCGTTCGGCATCTTCTCCGAGCTGATCGCCACCTTCAGCCGCAAGCGCCTGTTCGGCTACACCTCGATGGTGTACGCGACCTCGTGCATCGGCGTGCTGTCGTTCATCGTGTGGCTGCACCACTTCTTCACGATGGGCTCGGGCGCCAACGTCAATGCCTTCTTCGGCATCACGACGATGATCATCTCGATCCCCACCGGCGTGAAGATCTTCAACTGGCTGTTCACCATGTTCCGCGGCCGCGTGCACATGACCGCACCGGTGCTGTGGACCATCGGCTTCATCATCACCTTCGTCATCGGCGGCATGACCGGCGTGATGCTGGCGATCCCGGCGGTGGACTTCGTGCTGCACAACAGCCTGTTCCTGATCGCGCACTTCCATAACGTGATCATCGGCGGCGTGGTGTTCGGCTACCTGGCGGGCCTGACCTACTGGTTCCCGAAGGCGTTCGGCTTCAAGCTCAACGAGAAGCTGGGCAAGGCCTCGTTCTGGTGCTGGATCATCGGCTTCTTCATCGCCTTCATGCCGCTGTACGTGCTCGGCTTCATGGGCATGACCCGGCGTATGAACAGCTACAACCATCCGGAGTGGGCGCCGTGGCTGATGGTGGCCGCGGTGGGTGCGGCGATCATCGGCACCGGCATCTTCCTGAACCTGGTGCAGATCGGCTACAGCATCTGGAAGCGCAAGGAGAACATGGACCTGACCGGCGACCCATGGGATGGCCGCACCCTAGAGTGGGCGACCTCCTCGCCGCCGCCGTTCTACAACTTCGCGGTGCTGCCGCACATCGACGACCGCGACCAGTTCTGGGAAGACAAGCTCAAGGGCAAGGGCTGGCCGCGTCCGGCCAAGTACGAACCGATCCACATGCCGCGCAACACGGCGGCGGGCTTCTGGATCGGCGCCTTCAGCATCGTCATGGGCTTCGGTCTGACCTGGCACATCTGGTGGATGGCGGTGATCGGCCTGGTCGGCATGATCGGCAGCTTCATCGCGCGCACCTTCGATGACGACATCGATTACTGGGTCCCGGCGGAGGAAGTGGAGCGCATCGAGAACGCGCGCTTCGCCCTGCTGGAACAGCAACACGCGGCCAACGCCGCAAAGGCGGTCTGA
- a CDS encoding SDR family NAD(P)-dependent oxidoreductase produces MSAMTFAGVDVVVTGGSDGIGFGLARRFLAAGANVLVTGRDAGKLDHAAQAAPGLQTLVNDIGVADERERLAQYLRARHPGLRVVVNNAGIQRRVALADDQAPWAERQREIDILFAAVVHLNHLLVPLLLQHGEPALIANVSSGGAFVPQPFAPVYSACKAALHSYTRNLRFALAATPVRVVEIIPPAVRTALAGPGMAHGADLDDFCDAIFAGLAAGQADELGFGMTDSAEFRQRLDVERAVFDGFSGRFPVRRY; encoded by the coding sequence ATGTCCGCAATGACGTTCGCAGGTGTGGATGTGGTGGTGACCGGCGGCAGCGACGGCATCGGGTTCGGCCTCGCGCGGCGCTTTCTGGCCGCGGGCGCAAACGTGCTGGTCACCGGCCGCGATGCAGGCAAGCTCGATCACGCGGCCCAGGCCGCTCCCGGCCTGCAGACCCTGGTCAACGACATCGGGGTCGCCGATGAGCGCGAGCGACTGGCGCAGTACCTGCGAGCGCGGCATCCCGGGCTGCGCGTGGTCGTCAACAACGCCGGCATCCAGCGGCGTGTCGCGCTCGCCGACGACCAGGCGCCCTGGGCCGAGCGCCAGCGCGAGATCGACATCCTGTTCGCTGCCGTCGTGCATCTGAACCATTTGCTGGTCCCGCTGTTGCTGCAGCATGGCGAGCCTGCACTGATCGCCAATGTCTCCTCAGGCGGCGCCTTCGTTCCGCAGCCGTTCGCCCCGGTCTACAGCGCCTGCAAGGCCGCGCTCCACAGCTATACGCGCAATCTCCGCTTCGCGCTTGCCGCGACGCCGGTCAGGGTCGTCGAGATCATTCCGCCCGCGGTCCGCACCGCGCTGGCGGGCCCGGGCATGGCCCATGGCGCGGACCTGGACGACTTCTGCGACGCCATCTTCGCCGGCCTCGCGGCGGGGCAGGCCGATGAGCTCGGCTTCGGAATGACCGATTCGGCGGAGTTTCGGCAGCGTCTCGACGTGGAGCGTGCCGTGTTCGATGGATTCTCCGGGCGTTTTCCCGTTCGCAGGTACTGA
- the cyoD gene encoding cytochrome o ubiquinol oxidase subunit IV: MANHHSSDTHAEHGHGGGLKSYLVGFVLAVILTVIPFGMVMSGAFPRGVTVIVIAVLAAVQMLVHLIYFLHMDRSAEQRSNVHVGLFSLLIIGIVVVGSLWVMHNLNVNMMH; the protein is encoded by the coding sequence ATGGCCAACCATCATTCCTCCGACACGCACGCCGAGCACGGCCACGGCGGCGGCCTGAAGTCCTACCTGGTCGGCTTCGTGCTGGCGGTGATCCTGACCGTGATCCCGTTCGGCATGGTGATGAGCGGGGCGTTCCCGCGCGGCGTCACCGTCATCGTCATCGCGGTGCTGGCCGCGGTGCAGATGCTGGTGCACTTGATCTACTTCCTGCACATGGACCGGTCGGCCGAACAGCGCTCCAACGTGCACGTGGGCCTGTTCTCGCTGCTGATCATCGGCATCGTGGTGGTCGGCTCGCTGTGGGTGATGCACAACCTCAACGTCAACATGATGCATTGA
- a CDS encoding MarR family winged helix-turn-helix transcriptional regulator yields the protein MVTRMKHAQLSAGELAIWHAFKQMGQTVMAAVEKDLADHAGLTGSDFGVLSRLVDLGKGELRQQALADSMGWHKSRLSHQLTRMQTRGLVRRSDAEPRVVKVAITALGREKIAAARPIHAAAVRTRLLDRLSAEDAQVLLKLSATLGSDRS from the coding sequence ATGGTGACCCGCATGAAGCACGCACAACTCTCCGCAGGCGAACTGGCGATCTGGCACGCCTTCAAGCAGATGGGCCAGACGGTGATGGCCGCCGTCGAAAAGGACCTGGCCGACCACGCCGGCCTGACCGGCAGCGACTTCGGTGTGCTGTCGCGGCTGGTGGACCTGGGCAAGGGCGAGCTGCGCCAGCAGGCGCTCGCCGATTCCATGGGGTGGCACAAGAGCCGGCTGTCGCATCAGCTCACCCGGATGCAGACGCGCGGCCTGGTCCGCCGCAGCGACGCAGAACCGCGCGTGGTGAAGGTGGCCATCACCGCCCTGGGCCGGGAGAAGATCGCCGCGGCGCGGCCGATCCACGCCGCCGCGGTCAGAACGCGGCTGCTCGATCGCCTCAGCGCGGAAGACGCGCAGGTCCTGCTGAAACTCTCCGCGACGCTCGGCTCGGACCGCAGCTGA
- the cyoC gene encoding cytochrome o ubiquinol oxidase subunit III, which translates to MASTTLDSHAAHAGGHDHDHEHHDAGGNTVFGFWVYLMSDCLIFAGLFATYAVLAGATMDGPTAKELFDLKFVLVETFLLLFSSLGFGLAMISANKRSMGGLYGWLAVTAALGLGFLGMELYEFHHLIEEGAGPGRSAFLSAFFTLVGTHGLHVASGLLWMTVLVIQIAKNGLTPRNMTRLACLSLFWHFLDVIWIGVFTIVYLLGAL; encoded by the coding sequence ATGGCTTCCACGACGCTCGATTCCCACGCCGCCCACGCGGGCGGCCACGACCACGACCACGAACACCACGACGCGGGCGGCAACACCGTCTTCGGGTTCTGGGTCTACCTGATGAGCGACTGCCTCATCTTCGCCGGCCTGTTCGCCACCTACGCGGTGCTGGCCGGCGCGACGATGGACGGCCCGACCGCCAAGGAACTGTTCGACCTGAAGTTCGTGCTGGTGGAAACCTTCCTGCTGCTGTTCAGCAGCCTGGGCTTCGGCCTGGCGATGATCTCGGCGAACAAGCGCAGCATGGGCGGCCTGTACGGCTGGCTGGCAGTCACCGCCGCGCTGGGCCTGGGCTTCCTGGGCATGGAGCTCTACGAGTTCCACCACCTGATCGAAGAGGGCGCCGGCCCCGGCCGCAGCGCGTTCCTGTCGGCCTTCTTCACCCTGGTCGGCACCCATGGTCTGCACGTGGCCTCGGGCCTGCTGTGGATGACCGTGCTGGTGATCCAGATCGCGAAGAACGGCCTGACCCCGCGCAACATGACCCGCCTGGCGTGCCTGAGCCTGTTCTGGCACTTCCTGGACGTGATCTGGATCGGCGTGTTCACCATCGTCTACCTGCTGGGAGCGCTGTAA